Proteins encoded together in one Astyanax mexicanus isolate ESR-SI-001 chromosome 10, AstMex3_surface, whole genome shotgun sequence window:
- the LOC125804769 gene encoding histone acetyltransferase KAT6B-like: MSLFRAILTAAGAAAATAVITGSYFYLFRSSAQKQETTEEIAVTPVEEDRQTVEERQAEAELTVDSDLCETKSLMEEGEVYSPQEEGQVPAIIEDGPEASGLLQDTVLAKKVEAEVIKEPDLCEEETEEGEVYSPQEEGQAPAIIEDAPEAPGLLQDTVLAEEVEAEVIMEPDLCEEKTEKGEVYSPQEEDQAPAIIEDGPEAPGLLQDTVLAEEVEAEVIMEPDLCEEETEKGEVYSPQEEDQAPAIIEDGPEAPGLLQDTVLAEKVEAEVIKEPDLCEEETEEGIVYSPHEEEQAPQILEDQQTLTSVDLAKDPPSSSSDDGPTKKRFRRRGTRGRGRKIIYKNEVQAPAIIEDGPEAPGLLQGSVVAKKVETEETQSVMEEGEVKSPQEEDQAPQILEEPLTDVDLSKDPPSSLSDDGPTKKRFRRRGTRGRGRKIIYKKDIGEERSQRETTQ, from the exons ATGAGCCTTTTCCGAGCGATACTAACAGCGGCCGGAGCTGCAGCTGCGACCGCGGTGATTACCGGATCATATTTCTACCTGTTCCGATCCAGCGCTCAGAAGCAGGAGACGACCGAGGAGATCGCGGTCACTCCTGTGGAAGAAGACCGCCAGACGGTGGAGGAGAGGCAGGCTGAAGCTGAGCTTACAGTGGATTCTGACCTATGTGAGACAAAATCGTTGATGGAAGAGGGAGAAGTTTACAGCCCCCAAGAAGAAGGTCAGGTCCCTGCCATTATTGAGGATGGACCAGAAGCTTCCGGACTGCTACAGGACACTGTCCTAGCAAAGAAGGTTGAAGCTGAGGTGATAAAAGAGCCAGACCTCTGTGAAGAAGAGACAGAAGAGGGAGAAGTGTACAGCCCTCAAGAAGAAGGTCAGGCCCCTGCCATTATTGAGGATGCACCAGAAGCTCCAGGACTGCTACAGGACACTGTCCTAGCAGAGGAGGTTGAAGCTGAGGTGATAATGGAGCCAGACCTCTgtgaggaaaagacagaaaagggaGAAGTGTACAGCCCTCAAGAAGAAGATCAGGCCCCTGCCATTATTGAGGATGGACCAGAAGCTCCAGGACTGCTACAGGACACTGTCCTAGCAGAGGAGGTTGAAGCTGAGGTGATAATGGAGCCAGACCTCTGTGAGGAAGAGACAGAAAAGGGAGAAGTGTACAGCCCTCAAGAAGAAGATCAGGCCCCTGCCATTATTGAGGATGGACCAGAAGCTCCAGGACTGCTGCAGGACACTGTCCTAGCAGAGAAGGTTGAAGCTGAGGTGATAAAAGAGCCAGACCTCTGTGAGGAAGAGACAGAAGAGGGTATAGTTTACAGCCCCCACGAGGAAGAGCAGGCCCCTCAGATTCTGGAGGATCAGCAGACTCTCACCAGTGTGGATCTGGCTAAGGACCCTCCATCTTCTTCAAGTGATGACGGACCCACGAAAAAACGTTTTCGGAGACGAGGAACACGAGGAAGGGGACGTAAAATCATATATAAGAATGAAGTTCAGGCCCCTGCCATTATTGAGGATGGGCCAGAAGCACCCGGACTGCTACAGGGCTCTGTCGTAGCAAAGAAGGTAGAGACTGAG GAGACGCAATCGGTGATGGAAGAGGGAGAAGTTAAGTCCCCCCAAGAGGAAGATCAGGCCCCTCAGATTCTGGAGGAGCCTCTTACCGATGTGGATCTGTCTAAGGACCCTCCATCTTCTTTAAGTGATGACGGACCCACGAAAAAACGGTTCCGGAGACGAGGAACACGAGGAAGGGGACGTAAAATCATATATAAGAAGGACATTGGAGAGGAGAGGAGCCAGAGAGAGACAACACAGTGA